Below is a window of Aquisalimonas asiatica DNA.
ACAGCGCGATGGGCAGCACCGGCTGGAAAAACGACACCAGGGGCAGGATGAACAGCGCGATGAACCCCGTGACCCAGAACGTGCCCGAGCCACTGTAGATGGACTCCATGGCATTGCGGCCGTACTTGTAGCGCTCGGCCATGGTGGCCGCCACCGCCGTCCAGATCGGACCGGCCAGCCCGGGGTACGGCGCGAAGAACGCGTGCAGGGCGTTACGGATCGCGGTGATGATGTGGACACGGTCGATGTCCGTCTCGATCTTTTCGTCCTCACGCAGGTGGTCCACCCGGTCCAGCAGGGTTTTGCCGACGATGATGTCGCCAAAGGCGATGATATAGGCAATCAGCGCGGTGGGGATGGCCAGCAGGAAGATATCCAGCCCCGGGAAACCCACGACGAACGGCAGGTAACCCCACATCTCACCGAAAGCCGGCTGCGTAATGCCGAACTCCACGTCCGGGAACGGGTACTCCATCACCAGAAAGCCGACGATGATCGCCACCACCATGCCCGGCACCATGCCGTAGTTCGCGATCTTGCGGGCAAGATCGGACTTGTCCACCAGGTGCTTGAAGGAGAGGCTGAACATCAGATAGGCGCACACCAGACCACCGATGATGAGCGAAATGGGTGTCTCGGCCATGCGCCCCCCTTCCTCGATCTCGCCGATGATCGCGGCAACACCGGCACCAATGATGATGCC
It encodes the following:
- a CDS encoding solute carrier family 23 protein gives rise to the protein MQLYKRQHGEEQPYWPAGPFKIRLPFVHYRWETAEMVQALIMFVVSLGMIPLLEQYLGLPYDVALAYVVVCGIGFMLPALLGIPFVPGWITPAIPVVVLFLGDFEPGTEAIQAMFALQFLVFLIFLILGITRLGTTLVNIIPRSMKGGIIIGAGVAAIIGEIEEGGRMAETPISLIIGGLVCAYLMFSLSFKHLVDKSDLARKIANYGMVPGMVVAIIVGFLVMEYPFPDVEFGITQPAFGEMWGYLPFVVGFPGLDIFLLAIPTALIAYIIAFGDIIVGKTLLDRVDHLREDEKIETDIDRVHIITAIRNALHAFFAPYPGLAGPIWTAVAATMAERYKYGRNAMESIYSGSGTFWVTGFIALFILPLVSFFQPVLPIALSLTLLLTGYICIMVGLEQLETQVERGVGGVMAVVLAVYGAGWGLAAGALLYILVEKTNLFGREPRDEHGRRPAQRAEDQE